Within the Pseudorasbora parva isolate DD20220531a chromosome 20, ASM2467924v1, whole genome shotgun sequence genome, the region CACCAGGGATGTAGCCTCCTCCTGGCGCTGGCtcgtggcgcctcgctgacagatatttttagagctgcgggctgggcgacacccaacacgtttgctagattttatagcctacgtgtagaaCCGGTATCTTCCCGTGTACTCACTTCTAATAGTCGGTAGCACCGAAGGGCCCGTTCTAGTAtcggcttgctgcgccactCCCTTCCCCATGGAACGGATATGTGCGCTTTTATTCTCCAGTCGTGTTCCCTAGTATGGCGAACCCTGTCGAGTCCTCTGCAACCCGCGGCAGTCAGACGTGGCGGAGCGTCTGACGCCAGGTCTAACACTCGTATGCATTGTGGAACTTGTCTTaagctgggttccatatgtagtgacccccatggcggtcccatatgtgtattctccacggtACGGCTCCCTACGGTGAGCCCGTGTCTCTCTGCCGTCTCAGTGCGGTGTCTGTCCCCTGCCCAATAGGGACGGGGCCACCCCTGGGACTCCCGTATGTAGCACTGCTTACGGCCAGGCCATACGTGTAATTTCCACACATTATCTCCTTTGGGGGAGTGTGGCTTCCGCAGCGGCCTCcaggggcacgctttcccagcgttatccaaaaGTCCACTTATTGGGTCTTGTGGGATGGCAGTGTGTTTCTCCCTGCAGGAATTTCCCTGCCCGTTGAGGGGGTCTGAGGGACTCCGGCAGGGCgctggaagtggtagtaactgtggGGTTTTCCATAGGAATCCCAATTTGTCGGTACGACGTACGTCGTAGTGACTGACTGagagggaacgtctcggttacgtatgtaaccctcgttccctgaaggagagAACGGAGGTGTACGTCCCATCGTcacagttgctgtaccatcactgcagttcGAGCCACGggttcggctcctcagtgaaaacAATAGTACGTGGCGATCtcttccgctttatacccgcgcagcggggcggggtgcgatatgcaaagcacgcacgccaatgttcattggcccgttttctatatctcgaagctgataggggctcccagaagtgatccgaATTCGTGGGTATGAcgtcagggaacgagggttacatacgtaaccgatacgttttttctcacaaataattttttactttatttataaaagggACCATGTACAATTTTTTACTTGTTTCCATTTCATGCATTGTACCGGATTTAGCTCAAAGCTAATTTTCACCCATAGTCCTTAACATTAATAGAACTAATAGATACTAAAcataaacagtaataaaacattaaacattaaactaaCCATTTAATATTTCTTCTGTAGATTTCCAAGCCTACagatgaaattatatatatggTCCGTGAaagtcaaaaaaataaaaacgactATAAAGGATATCAAGCCACCAGTGACGACTACAGTAACACCGGATTTGATATCGGACACCTGTACCCCAACAGCTTCCAATGCGGTGATGGCCGTATGGCAACGAATACACTGACCAATACAGCACCGATGGACCCGTGTTTCAACCGCGTCTACTGGAAACAGTGGGAGGAAACTTTGAAGAATCTTTTAATTCAACATCTTGGAATTGACAAGGGTTCGGCAACAGCTTACATTGTCACAGGTACGGTACCTGTGAAGGCTCATCGGATACCACAAAAGGAAATCTCTCAAGAGTCGGAAAGGGTGACGGTGCCTGATCACATCTGGACGGCTGTCTGTTATCATCACCACACAGATGATGCAGAGTCTTTCTCCTTCGGCTATATAGGGAAGAACCGGCCGGAAGGTGGCATAAGCATGCAGAGTGTCGAAAAGCTGAACGAAAAGCTCAGCGAACTCTACACTCAGCTCTCAGGAAATACTCAGACAGTTAAGCTTTTTGAGGGTGATTGCTTCAGTGACAATAATAAGTTAAGCAAGATTCAGGAAAAATTTAAGAAATTACTTAATCTGCCAGGCAACGAAGGAGTCCAAATGAGCCCAGATGTGAAGAACGTGCTTGGAGCGGTGAAGAGGACCATGGACAGTGACAATATACCATCTACAAGCAACGTGAAGATAAGTAAGATGTCAGCACAACTATCCTTTACCAACATAAAAGATTATGGAGCTGTGGCAGAGGTTCTGAAGATGCTTGAAGGATGTACTTGTCTTATAACTAAAAGGGCGGTATCCAAGGGGTCAGATGTTGTCGAGTGCCTGCTGGTCCCGGAGCAGAAGACGGCAGCTGATGGCTCGCAGTGCTCGGGCATCTCTGAATCTAGCAGCACATGTCAATGCGTCATAGGAAGCAAAAGCAAGCCCTGCTGCTCCTCTTCCTGCCTCTACCAGAACAAACTCAAGGGCTACAGGTGTCTCTCGGGCCAGAACCTGATACCATGCTCACCCCAGTACTCTCTGATCACGGTTAAAGGAGAGAAGTGCAAGGACGATCATCCCTGCGGCACATACGACAAGGACTACTACTGGTGTAACACCATCTCAGGCGGTTTGGGCTACTGCAGCCCTCCGCTGTTCAACAGCAAGGCTGTAAACGGGAAGAACTGCCGTGTTGACTCTGCCTGTGCCAAATATGGTGAAAGCCAGCCGTGGTGCTATACGGATGATGGCATTAAAAACAAGTGCTGCCTATCTGACGACTGCTTCTCTGCTGAGAATGGCCTGACCTGCAGGCCTGACCACCCCTGTGGCAAATATGGTAAAGCCTACCTGTGGTGCTACACGGATCGTAGAAACACAGAGGCTAAATGTTGCACAGGGTGTGGCAAGTAGAGGCATAACATAACATAGTATGACTTTGTACACTGCaacaaatgctcttcttacttagtaattttgttttgtttctaagctaaatatctaacaattcttaaatcaagatgcatttactttaagtaaaatgatataatatattttttcttgatgtcttaaatataaaatcaaaatgaagtgagttatTGCCtcaaacaggcaaaatgatctgccaatgcggtgaaaaaataatcttgtttgtgattgaaatcttgtttcttgtttctgtcccaaacagaaatgcGAATCTTTTtttcaccccattggcagataattttgcatgttttaagcaaaaaataattttaatatttatccccagaaaaaaaaaaatattgtgtcatttaacttatctagtaaatgaatCCCGATTTAAgagtttttatatatttggactggaaacgttattttgttattgtacTTTGAGTTCTTACTAACCTACAAACGTTCTAACGAAATCTTTCATATGTGCTTCTGATATTAACATCagcttaaaatgtattattcccTGAGTATATGtatgcaaaaacaaaaatctcAATAAAAACATCTATGAATCTATAAAACGTTTGCAAAATCTGCTTTCAATAAAACAAATCTCTGACATTAAATCCACTGTttgagcatatatatatatatatatatatatatatatatatatatatatatatatatatatatatatatatatatatatttggctgatatgcaactatttgaaaatgtgGAATCTGAgagtgcaaaaaaaatctatatatttaCAACAATTTAGGTTGTTTAAATGAAGTcattagcaatgcatattacgaCTACTAATACATTTCACAGAATAtaatcttaatatcctaatgattttttggCATAAAGAGAAATAGATAATTTTGACACAATGTATTAATTGCTATTGCCAcagatatacccgtgagacTGGTTTTGGGCTCCAGGGTCACagatgtgtgttggcagtgaccctataatgataaaaatccccCTGCTCCTTTCTTTAAATCCGCATTAATCATAAACACTGTCTCCTCAGATATGATGTAATCATGTTGAGTCAGTGTTGATGCGTCAATGCTAATTGCATTGAACTAATGTTATAAAGTGAAGTGGCTTCTCTTGCACCCTcagttaatgttgaaaaatcaAGGGTAATATCATTGAATCACTTGCTATTATTTAGAAGGGATTGTGCGGTTTCATTGTTTCCAGTTGGTCAGTTAGGAAGGTATTTTTAAATAGATTATTCTACCTGTGTACACTTATTGGGAATCCTGAAGGATTTTATTTTCTGTAGGAATGATGAGATCTTTTAGAATGAAATTCAGTACAACAGAAACATTCAGGAACATCCAGCACAATTGAAAACTCCTACAGGACTCCTGTGCACATTGTGCAGAAATAAGAGTTATTTcctgtaaattaaaaataatcaaGTAAAACAATATCCGAAAAGTAAGTATACACCCCTACTGTTAGGGCATTTCCATCTCAGGGCACAAAAGAGTGAAAcagcaaacacaatgatttatttaacaTCAAGCCGCGATTGTATTACAAGTAAAatattaactgtaataactccgttgCATTGCAAGCACCAATTCagttagtttttttcttctatagactgtactcacaaagatataacgatcaagatacaCTTAAAAATTCCCCGGAATTGTCCTTTAAtcgaattaataatttttagtttGCTCAGACttgacttcaactttaaaatgtacgtttactcaacctgttttataattaattcaactaaaacattttaattaggggtttcatatttaaactgttttattcATTACTAGATATTGCTGTATAACTAGTTACAAAATGTTATAGCAAGGATAACAAAAATTGAAACACATTGTATCatctgcatttataacattttttatacaaaatatacattttcattacaACAAAATGAATTATAAAACTTTCGCATGAAAACGAGTGCCATTTTATCTAATAAAGTCGTGTACCGTGTTTATGTCATTCTTATAACTTTATGAGACAATTTCCAAAGTTGGAACACGAAAAATCACGTTCAACACAACCACGTAACCCTAAATTGCGTCAATTATTGGGCTTACATTACACGTTTGACATGTTTCAGTAAATTTGCTGGTATAAAACTCATCACCAATGACCTCGGCCTATAGCTAATGAGAGAAAGGCCATATCCCAAAAATAGCACACACAACACGCAgagattaaatctaaaatacGTTGTAGAATTATAGTTTAACATTAAATTAAGTTGTTTTACTTAAACATGGTTAGAGATCACGTTTGACACATTTGTCTGCAATTTAATCATTAACGTTACCTGATGAGTGAACTGCACTCTCAAATTTGCAACTGTGCTGCTGTCTCCTGCTGGTGAAACCCGCAAACTGCGCAAAGTCCTTTGATCTGTAACtattcgccttattcacctaGATCGTTCTACGGAGCTTGAGGGGTACACTGTCCACTTCCGGTAATTCTCGCACCGCAGATTCTCTGAGCGGCAATGGCACCGCACTGCTGTGTTCCCCAGTACACATCATCGCACAGGAAAAAATCATACAGAGGACAAACCTTTCACTGTTTCCCAGAGGATAAGAAACTACGTCGAGAGTGGATAAAAAATATCAGAAGAGATCCTGGACGTAATTTTAAGGTAAGTCTCCATAACTAGCTTGTATATTTAACCAGGCTAGCTAGAACTAGCATGTTCAAGTTTTATTAGATTAAGGCAGAAAGCCAGGTTTTTGAGATTTACTGCCTAGTCCAAAATTAGTAGTATGTTATTTATATCTACCACAACATATTCTCTCCTATATAAGCATATTCTGATTGAGCTTGTTTGTATTAGCTTCTAATCACTAGCTAGTTATCCTAGGGGAACATCAGTGTTCAAATCAGTGTCCCTAGCTAGAGTCTGATCAATAAAATTATTCTTGTAAAAAGATTTAAACAATTACATTTTCTTCATTGGTGTagataaaaacacacacaaaagtgTGCTCTGATCACTTCCTACCAGACTGCCTTGTGAAAACCAAGACTGGCATCAACAAGCTGAAAGAAGGATCTGTGCCAACTGTGTTTGCATGGAGTTCATTCAGACCAGAGAGGAGGATCATTGTTAGAACTGCAAGGTAGTATTTAGATGAGGTCATTTACCAGTTTGTAATGCATTTATTAACGGTGTATTGACATTATTTTTCTGCTTATTATTTCCAGTAATGTTCCTATGGACATTGATGATGATGTGAATGTGTTGAGGTATGTGAATGTAGTGGGGTGGGAAACCCCCTATATCTCCCCCTGGTGGAGAATTTGAATTAGCTGCCCAGTAGATGCGGCTGTGTAAGGTAATCGGCTGGTGACTAATTAGCATGATTGCACTCTAAATAAAAACGCAGCATTCCAAATGGCTGGCTAGGTGTTACTCTTTGCATCCCGTTCCTGTTGGAGTCGTGTGGTTTGGTTTATtgattttgtttattgtttgatCAGGTATGTTAATGAGTGTAACGTGGAATATGATTTTATAATATG harbors:
- the LOC137049872 gene encoding uncharacterized protein; translation: MFVLGVLTCIVLRALSAQAKVDEVDFSCKEFFYKNKEPGGMDQNAKKICQYTAKKICYYASLYSIQHKIPIYSAYIFNPKCTSDSGRTSFWHLEPQISKPTDEIIYMVRESQKNKNDYKGYQATSDDYSNTGFDIGHLYPNSFQCGDGRMATNTLTNTAPMDPCFNRVYWKQWEETLKNLLIQHLGIDKGSATAYIVTGTVPVKAHRIPQKEISQESERVTVPDHIWTAVCYHHHTDDAESFSFGYIGKNRPEGGISMQSVEKLNEKLSELYTQLSGNTQTVKLFEGDCFSDNNKLSKIQEKFKKLLNLPGNEGVQMSPDVKNVLGAVKRTMDSDNIPSTSNVKISKMSAQLSFTNIKDYGAVAEVLKMLEGCTCLITKRAVSKGSDVVECLLVPEQKTAADGSQCSGISESSSTCQCVIGSKSKPCCSSSCLYQNKLKGYRCLSGQNLIPCSPQYSLITVKGEKCKDDHPCGTYDKDYYWCNTISGGLGYCSPPLFNSKAVNGKNCRVDSACAKYGESQPWCYTDDGIKNKCCLSDDCFSAENGLTCRPDHPCGKYGKAYLWCYTDRRNTEAKCCTGCGK